One part of the Esox lucius isolate fEsoLuc1 chromosome 10, fEsoLuc1.pri, whole genome shotgun sequence genome encodes these proteins:
- the hgh1 gene encoding protein HGH1 homolog yields the protein MLSDVTAEELMSFLNLDTRPDIKGQATEYILGLSGNRDGCRFLQTKPDLIKALVTLTTDPSIAIVKDCYHTLINLSADETMHRLLVKNPDFLPMLFKNILDPGYMFADRICTILTNLSRHMKTCKEVFKAMQEQGISLAQIVEIFCTEDYNKQASLHYLGPLLSNLTQLPETRQFILDKDRCVVQRLLPYTQYEASTIRRGGVIGTLRNCCFDHVHHEWLLGEAVDILPFLLLPLAGPEELSEEENEGLPVDLQYLPEDKKREEDPDIRKMLIETLILLTATKVGRQILKTKNVYAIMREFHNWEKEPHVVAACEKLIQALIGDEPEPGMENLLEVEIPNDVEVKLKDMEAKELEQLEKDKEDLLNPDKAQHCAGIVRMM from the exons ATGTTGAGTGACGTGACTGCGGAAGAGCTGATGTCCTTCCTTAACCTGGACACCAGGCCAGACATCAAGGGCCAGGCCACTGAGTACATCCTGGGTCTCTCTGGCAACAGGGATGGTTGTCGCTTCCTTCAGACAAAACCAGACTTGATAAAAGCCCTGGTGACCTTAACCACTGACCCCTCTATTGCTATCGTGAAAGACTGTTACCACACTCTCATCAACCTCTCGGCTGACGAGACCATGCACAGACTGCTGGTGAAAAACCCTGACTTCCTCCCAatgttgtttaaaaacattCTGGATCCAGGGTATATGTTTGCGGACCGTATCTGTACAATCCTAACAAACCTGTCACGACACATGAAGACGTGTAAAGAAGTATTCAAGGCTATGCAGGAGCAGGGGATCAGCCTGGCACAGATAGTGGAGATCTTCTGCACCGAGGACTACAACAAACAGGCGTCGCTCCACTACTTGGGCCCTCTCCTCTCCAACCTCACCCAGCTGCCTGAGACCAGGCAATTTATCCTGGATAAGGACAG GTGTGTAGTACAGAGACTCCTTCCATACACTCAGTACGAGGCCTCAACGATCAGAAGAGGGGGAGTAATTGGCACTCTGAGGAATTGTTGCTTTGACCATG TTCATCATGAGTGGTTGTTAGGCGAAGCGGTGGACATTCTGCCCTTCCTGTTGCTGCCACTTGCTGGACCTGAGGAACTGTCGGAAGAGGAGAATGAAG GGTTACCCGTCGATCTGCAGTACTTGCCAGAGGACaagaaaagagaggaggatCCAGATATTCGCAAGATGCTCATTGAGACATTGATACTG CTGACTGCTACCAAAGTGGGTCGGCAGATTCTAAAAACCAAGAACGTCTACGCCATCATGAGGGAGTTCCACAACTGGGAAAAGGAACCTCACGTAGTCGCTGCTTGTGAGAAGCTCATACAG GCACTGATTGGGGATGAGCCAGAACCAGGGATGGAGAACCTGTTGGAGGTGGAGATTCCTAACGACGTGGAGGTGAAGCTCAAAGACATGGAAGCCAAGGAGCTGGAGCAGTTGGAGAAGGACAAGGAAGATCTGTTGAATCCAGACAAGGCCCAGCACTGTGCTGGCATAGTGAGGATGATGTAG